The stretch of DNA CGGACGGCCTGACGGTGAACACATTGCCGTCACCGATCACAAGACCGCTGCTGCCGGCGCGCTGGAAAGCATCCAAGACCTGGCCGTGCAGGCCGCCCGACTGCACGCGCGCTACATCAACCCCGTGCTCGTGACGCTGACCGGAAAAAGCGGCGCGCTGAAGACGTTCGTCGCGGGCGAAGGTAACTATCTGCGCGACGCCGAGGGGCGCCGCTACCTGGATCTTGTCTCGGGCTTCGGATCGCTGAACCTGGGGCACAATCATCCACGCGTCGTGGCGGCCATCCAATCGGCCTTGGCCCAGCACGCGCCGGGCTTCGCGCAATCGGCGGTCAATCCATACGCGGCGGCGCTCGCCGAACAATTGATCCAGATCGCGCCGGACAGCCTGGAGATGGTGTTCTTCGCCAACAGCGGCTCGGAAGCCGTCGAAGCGGCGCTCAAGCTTGCTCGCATCGCGACGGGGCGGGCGGGTTTTCTGCACTGCGACCGTTCCTACCACGGCAAATCGCTCGGGGCACTCTCAGTTACGGGCAATCCCAATTATCAAAAGCCGTTCGCGCCACTGTTGGCCGATTGCCAGGCCGTTCCGTTTGGTGATGTGGAGGCCTTGCACGCTGCACTGGAATCGCGGCGTTTTGCGGCTTTCCTCGTCGAGCCGGTGCAGGCCGAAGGAGGCATGATCGTCCCGCCCGACGGCTACCTGCGCGAAGCGGAGCACGTGTGCCACGAGTTTGGCACGCTGTTGGTGGTCGACGAGGTGCAAACCGGATTGGGGCGCACGGGAGAGATGTTCGCGACGGATCACGACGGAGCTCGCCCTGACATCATGACGCTGGCCAAGAGCCTGGGGGGCGGGCTGATGCCGATCGGTGCCATGCTCTGCCGGCGTGATTTGTGGCACAAGGCTTATGGTTCGCTACAGAATTTCGCGCTGCACACCAGCACGTTCGGCGGCGGCAGCCTGGCGTGCGCCGCGGGGCTGGCCGCGCTCAAAGTGCTGGCCGACGAAGATCTGGTCGCGCGCGGTCGGGCACGCGGGGAACAACTCCGCGCGGGGCTCGAGGGCATCGCCGAAAAATATCAGCT from Pirellulales bacterium encodes:
- a CDS encoding aspartate aminotransferase family protein; translated protein: GRPDGEHIAVTDHKTAAAGALESIQDLAVQAARLHARYINPVLVTLTGKSGALKTFVAGEGNYLRDAEGRRYLDLVSGFGSLNLGHNHPRVVAAIQSALAQHAPGFAQSAVNPYAAALAEQLIQIAPDSLEMVFFANSGSEAVEAALKLARIATGRAGFLHCDRSYHGKSLGALSVTGNPNYQKPFAPLLADCQAVPFGDVEALHAALESRRFAAFLVEPVQAEGGMIVPPDGYLREAEHVCHEFGTLLVVDEVQTGLGRTGEMFATDHDGARPDIMTLAKSLGGGLMPIGAMLCRRDLWHKAYGSLQNFALHTSTFGGGSLACAAGLAALKVLADEDLVARGRARGEQLRAGLEGIAEKYQLVKQIRGRGLLLGIEFNPLPDAIMTHWKQTQAQGIGEFIAPQLGELIESIPALYTMHNLLQEFGIYTQVARSHAMVLRIQPPLTITAEEVDQVLAAVDRVIGSIDFAKNVVNDLISKSTLGTHEGGKDRSGQAIDQTIA